The Erigeron canadensis isolate Cc75 chromosome 1, C_canadensis_v1, whole genome shotgun sequence genome segment TGGTCACCATTTCTTGTTAAGGGGTTTGAGAAATCAGAAGAAACTCCTTATAATAGACTTTATTTGGATTCTGTTAATGATGTTTGGGCTAAAGATTTGGGTGAGATGGATATGGTTATTTTGTCAATTGGTCATTGGTATCTTCATCCTGCTGTCTTTTACTATGGCGATTCGGTACTAGGTTGTCATTATTGTAATGGCAAGAACTACACCGAGGTTGGTTTCTATGATGTTTTTGGGATGGCATTCAACAGTACCCTTAAGGCATTGGTTGATAGGCGGATTGATGTGATTGTAACAACGTTTTCACCCGCCCATTTTGAAGGCGATTGGGATTCATTAGAGGCTTGTTCAAAGACAAGACCTTTTGAGGAAAATGAGAAGAATCTAGAAGGGATGGACTATGAGATGAGAAAACAAGAGGTGGAACAGGTAATGGCGGCCAAGGAAAGCGCCAAGAATTCAAAGGATTTCCGTTTAGAGGCGTTAGATGTGTCTAAATTAGCATTGATGAGACCAGATGGACATCCGGGGGTTTACATGTATCCGTATCCTTTTGCTAATGGGAAACGGGAGAGGGTTCCAAACGACTGCGTTCATTGGTGCTTACCAGGGCCTATTGATACATGGAATGAGATTATGTTAGATATAATGAAAAGATGGAATCTTTAGACGAACTTGGATTAGCATGTCCGGTTTCTTACAATCAATGTCGAGAATTTTGGTAAATCAGATCCTTTTGGATCAAGGAGATCAGGAGATATAGTAAAGTACAGCATTAGCATTCTGAGTAGAACATGAAATGGTGCTCCTGAGAATTTGTTTGTTATTGATGTACAGATGAAATCACTTGATATATTCTATAATCTTAAAAGGTAAATTCCAACACCATTAATGTAATTTAATGTATTATATATGCTcatattatatgaaaataaatgaaGAGGGGGCCTGCATACATTTGTTTGTCTTTAAGAACATGGatcttgtttgtttatgttgttGTTCTTGGCTTGTTTAGATACTAAACACTTGTATTATGATTAAAATATAGTCTGTGAATAAGTCAGATTATGATTTAATTAATGTCACTGAGGATTGTTTAAGCAAGTCtcacaatatatattataaatgtataataatagtgcatatattatatatgatgatgatggatgAATGCTCACATGATGTTGATGAGAAAAGTTCATGTGTAgtctcttttttttataaaaactttatgTAAAGTGCCACAACTACAAGGGTATCCAATGGATCCAGTCCAAATGAAACTCGAAAATTTTTACCTGTCAATTTCTTTGAAAGAAGCGCGTAACAGGGTAACACCACCAtaggtattagcggcgacgtcgtcgCTAATACTGCGGGACCTGTTTGACAGACTGCAGTGATGGTTTACCGAAAGACGCGTCTGGgggacccactattagcggcgacgtcgccgctaatactaaaccctaaaattttaaaaggcaGCCGCTCCATCTTCCCTCACACATTATCCCCTCCAAACAGAAAATTCTTCCAAAAAGCATTCCGGCCATCCCCCAAAACAAAAGAAACTCAGTTCCGGCGATCCATTTTGTATCTATATTCTGGCCTTCAATGATGCCCGTCTTCCTATCAAAAATCTAGCCACCCCACCCTTGATTTTGACGTATATCCGGCCGTTTTTGTTGTTACCGGGTTTTTTTTGGCGAAAATTCCTTGATGTCTAGTCATGTGCTTCACACAAAGTTAATGTTGATGGAAATTACTATAACTGATTTTTCAAGGCCAAATACCGTTATTGTTTAATGAGAATACAATGAATGGCCGACACAAGCAACCCATATCCATAGCCAGCTCGACCGGCACAAAACTCCCAAGTCCTAACTAGGTCCAAAAAACACAGGTTCTCTGCTGTGTGGCCCATGTGGGGAGCAATAAGCACAAGACATGACAGTTTTTGGATTAGAAACTAAGGCAGGATGTGTATTTAGGGCAGACTTGACTTACCGACCGAATTGACCTGATACTATACAtatttgatccaaaacatcACACCATCGCACGAACCCAACAACCTACATGGCACGTTTGACCTCAAACCAACCCGCCAAACCATCCACCTGGCAACCCATTTGACCAATGTGACCAAAAACTAGCAAGCCAATCCAGCAGCCTACTGTTAATCAGGTTGGTGGGTTTGGACTAGAGTTAACCGGTTCTGAGTTGTTGAGTTTTTCCAACCTGATTTTGACATCAAGTGTCGAGTATattcaacccgtcaacccaaacCCGACCCGATTGCCAGTCCTTATTATAACTTGAGCGCAAATAATTTTCAACCATGTTTGAAACTTTGAATTTCTCtaaagaaaagagagaaaacCAAAGGCCAATTGTAAGCAGTTCTcggtagataaaaaaaaataaaaattcaatatgGCATATGATATGAGAGCAAAATGTGTTCAATCGGAGGCACATCATTGCATTGATAGAGAAAAGCAAAATATTAGTTTGTCAATCATTGATACGAGTAGTGTTCTAGAGATTAACAAAACCTGGTTTGCATGAACATAACGCCACATACCTagtagtaattaattaaaaacaaaagccTTGGTAGACAACAACCTCAACCACATATAAAGATACCGACACACTAGCGATTGATATGAAAGTATGGAATTTCCTTCCATCTGCCCGCAGTGGCCCGATCACtgcaagaatatatatgataagtttgaaattaaaatttatttattggaAAAGGCTGAAAAACTAGAAACAATATCTTGCTTTACAAGCACACagtaaattaaaagaattaatgtCAGTTTTATGAATGAAGTTTGGCTCGGTGAAAAGAAAGCGATAagaaattaagattaaaaaaagtaGGGGAGTTGAAAGGGTAGATAAAATATGACAGAAAGGAAAGGGGTCAAATCATTAACATACTATTTCCAGTCCTTTGGCAGTTCATCCCTGTAGTAATCAGCAGAAATCTCGATATCAAACTCGGCCGATTCTAAATCTGCCTGAACACAGAGGTCATCCGGGTGTGTCTGCAAATGCTTGACATAACCAAGTATATCCTCCTGAAGGCAGCGATACATAGACGATGGAACTACAGGCGCATACCCTAACAAACGAGAACAAAGAATAACTCaataaggggaaaaaaaagaaaaaaacagaaGCATATACCATGTTCATATTCCTCGAAATTAGAGTTGTTGTCTCTTCCACCCTGAGAAATAAACCAATCACGCGAATAACAATAAGGTACATTGAAAATATAGCAAAGCAATGAATGATAATGTTTTAAAAGCATTGAATGGCAACCTGCCGAGATGATTGCTTGTTTGGACTGGTCTTCTTTTTTTTGCTGATGGTGGCTTGTCAGATGAAGGTTGCGTGACATTATTTGGGGATGATTGAGCAAGACGCATCCTGGAAAACTTGTCCTCGAGCTAATTAAGCAAATTCGGAAAGTTAAAGAAACACAAATCAACAAGTGTAGCTGACTGATACTTCACCCCCTATGCTTGGGAAGCCATTATCAATATTCGTATACATAAACCTAATCCTAATTTTTAGCACGGAGTTATGAAAGATAATGAATCTGATAATTGAAGtgaaaaatcaaacataaacatataaaataaccAGCAGATCAAcacaaactattttttttttttttttaaaaaaagcctGTTAACAATCAGGgttacacaaagatatataataagtaacacataacaataataattggaataaaattaaaaataaacaaaagcaTGGATGGATTGGTAGGATGATAATTTCTTACATCACGCTGATGCAGAAGCTGAATTGGGGAG includes the following:
- the LOC122581807 gene encoding protein ALTERED XYLOGLUCAN 4; amino-acid sequence: MGIPNPFKDHPHSLRRKLLPYALYILLFLAIFHLYFFPSSTSLPSTTTTTITAAGSADHLTIPTPASKAFVKEDGRTRSNSCDYTNGKWVHDKKGPLYNSSACGTIKDGQNCGSHGRPDMDYLYWRWKPTKCHLPRFDPNTFLQLTRDKHVAFVGDSIARNQLESLLCLLATVSVPNLIYTNGEDNKFRKWHFASHNVNVSVYWSPFLVKGFEKSEETPYNRLYLDSVNDVWAKDLGEMDMVILSIGHWYLHPAVFYYGDSVLGCHYCNGKNYTEVGFYDVFGMAFNSTLKALVDRRIDVIVTTFSPAHFEGDWDSLEACSKTRPFEENEKNLEGMDYEMRKQEVEQVMAAKESAKNSKDFRLEALDVSKLALMRPDGHPGVYMYPYPFANGKRERVPNDCVHWCLPGPIDTWNEIMLDIMKRWNL